The Ferrimicrobium sp. genome includes a window with the following:
- a CDS encoding flagellar basal body protein, translating into MGSTSIQALQFALDGLTSQQHAIANNMANVNTPGFQATNVSFQSSLSNALANGGTAAATLTPSTNAESLDGNNVSMGNQLVRLQNNALAYQAVSDQLTTQFQVLSGAMGGQF; encoded by the coding sequence GTGGGTTCTACCTCGATTCAGGCTCTCCAGTTTGCTCTTGATGGATTGACATCGCAACAGCATGCGATTGCGAACAATATGGCTAATGTCAATACGCCAGGGTTCCAAGCGACCAACGTCTCCTTCCAGTCTTCGCTCTCGAATGCGCTGGCCAATGGGGGGACTGCAGCAGCAACACTGACCCCGTCGACAAACGCGGAATCACTTGATGGCAACAATGTCTCTATGGGCAACCAGTTGGTTCGGTTACAGAACAATGCGCTGGCGTACCAAGCCGTCTCCGATCAACTCACCACACAATTCCAGGTCCTCTCAGGAGCAATGGGAGGTCAATTCTGA
- a CDS encoding FliH/SctL family protein, which produces MDPRSNPNDVIRLDLPSVDSVLEDIGLGNSTVARSTSQWREELELARSEGFAAGIEHARGILDRELKEELERYRRDNELLDAAIRGLHQARAQQFSLELADIIRFALELTQRILRTEIADPIDRIQKIVDETAESAAAQEAFLVRVAADNVEAVSAAVLPKLLDQGFEAMAVVGEGFGIHDLVIESGARVLDARITTAFERVVNELGSWHHDT; this is translated from the coding sequence ATGGATCCGCGATCAAATCCAAACGATGTCATCCGTCTCGATCTACCCTCAGTCGACTCTGTCTTAGAGGATATTGGACTCGGAAACTCGACGGTGGCACGGTCGACGAGCCAGTGGCGCGAGGAGCTCGAACTCGCCCGCAGCGAGGGTTTTGCGGCAGGCATCGAGCACGCCAGAGGTATCCTCGATCGCGAGCTCAAAGAGGAGTTGGAACGCTATCGCAGGGATAATGAACTCCTCGATGCAGCGATCCGTGGACTCCACCAGGCTCGAGCTCAGCAGTTTTCGTTGGAGCTCGCCGATATCATTCGTTTCGCTCTTGAACTTACCCAACGCATCCTGCGCACCGAGATCGCAGATCCGATCGATCGTATCCAAAAGATCGTAGATGAGACTGCGGAATCGGCGGCTGCCCAGGAGGCATTTTTAGTACGGGTTGCCGCAGACAATGTGGAGGCCGTCAGCGCCGCTGTGCTTCCGAAGTTGCTCGACCAAGGTTTTGAGGCGATGGCGGTCGTCGGCGAAGGATTCGGCATCCATGACCTCGTCATCGAGTCGGGCGCCCGCGTCCTTGACGCTCGTATCACTACAGCCTTTGAACGGGTCGTGAATGAGCTGGGGAGTTGGCACCATGATACCTGA
- the fliS gene encoding flagellar export chaperone FliS produces the protein MVYSGRRSYMINAVQTASPSARLLMVIDQLDASLARALSGYEKNDLHEIHCGLKNAQAVVALLRDCLQVEVWDGASDIRRLYEYSLDRLVRSNLAKERELLAEAEAVLRPLMNAWRQAAVLVNADG, from the coding sequence ATGGTCTATTCGGGTAGACGCAGCTATATGATCAACGCTGTACAGACAGCCTCGCCATCTGCGCGTTTGTTGATGGTAATCGACCAGTTAGATGCCTCTCTCGCCCGCGCACTAAGCGGTTACGAGAAGAATGATCTCCATGAGATCCACTGTGGACTCAAGAATGCACAGGCGGTTGTGGCCTTACTCCGCGACTGCCTGCAGGTCGAAGTGTGGGATGGTGCGAGTGATATTCGGCGACTGTATGAGTACTCGCTCGATCGTCTCGTTCGCTCGAACCTCGCCAAGGAGCGCGAGTTGCTCGCGGAGGCTGAGGCGGTGCTTCGCCCACTGATGAATGCTTGGCGTCAGGCAGCGGTGTTGGTGAACGCGGATGGATGA
- a CDS encoding flagellar hook-basal body complex protein FliE: protein MVPAIGAITSSLGANLPPIGSSAPSASSSSFGQILGNAIDSLQGTQATAATQAQQVAAGQANLSDAMVASNESLLATQLVVALRNGAVSAINQVMSTQF, encoded by the coding sequence ATGGTGCCCGCGATCGGTGCTATCACTTCAAGTCTTGGCGCAAACCTGCCGCCGATTGGTTCCAGCGCACCGAGTGCAAGCTCGAGCTCCTTTGGTCAGATTCTCGGCAACGCCATCGATTCACTGCAAGGTACGCAAGCAACGGCGGCGACGCAGGCGCAGCAGGTAGCTGCTGGTCAGGCGAATCTCAGCGATGCCATGGTGGCTTCCAACGAATCTTTGCTTGCGACGCAGTTAGTGGTAGCGCTACGCAACGGTGCCGTGAGTGCCATCAATCAAGTGATGTCGACGCAGTTCTAG
- the fliG gene encoding flagellar motor switch protein FliG codes for MTQVKDLSGMQKSAAVLVQLGTELAARVLRSMSETEAVALTLEIAKLPSLEKETITELMEEFVESVIAVKTVGQGGMDAAREILSARLGKNEADEVLAQFSGRSIENPLSFLSHVESFQLASFLQGEHPQAVALILSHVHSTMAAEVMGAMPDEMRADVTRRIALLNRVDPVIVEQTAVILQRKLAGLTKAGPVAMHSGLSSVVEILNNIDQTTERRILSDLDAVDPELADRIREQMFVFEDVLALDDRTLQRVLRQVSPKDLAVALKGVSSSSVAKVMGNISERAALDLEEEIEILGPVRLSTVEAAQASIVRSVRELEAAGEIMIARSDEELVN; via the coding sequence ATGACCCAGGTCAAGGACCTCTCTGGCATGCAGAAGTCGGCTGCCGTCTTAGTACAGCTCGGCACCGAACTCGCCGCCCGGGTGCTGCGTTCGATGAGCGAGACCGAGGCGGTAGCCCTCACTCTTGAGATCGCCAAGCTACCAAGTCTTGAGAAGGAGACCATCACTGAGCTGATGGAGGAGTTCGTCGAGTCGGTGATCGCGGTCAAGACCGTGGGCCAAGGTGGGATGGACGCCGCACGTGAGATCCTCTCGGCTCGCCTTGGTAAGAACGAGGCCGACGAGGTCCTCGCCCAGTTCTCTGGGCGTTCGATTGAGAATCCGCTCTCCTTTCTCTCGCATGTCGAGTCCTTCCAACTCGCCTCCTTCTTGCAGGGGGAACACCCCCAGGCCGTGGCATTGATACTCTCGCATGTGCACTCAACGATGGCCGCAGAGGTCATGGGCGCGATGCCCGATGAGATGCGCGCTGACGTAACCCGACGTATCGCCCTCCTCAACCGGGTCGATCCGGTGATTGTGGAACAGACCGCGGTCATCTTGCAGCGCAAGCTCGCTGGACTGACGAAGGCTGGCCCAGTGGCGATGCACAGTGGACTCAGTTCCGTCGTTGAGATCCTCAACAATATCGATCAGACCACCGAGCGGCGCATCCTCTCTGATCTGGATGCTGTCGATCCTGAACTGGCAGATCGAATTCGGGAGCAGATGTTTGTCTTTGAAGACGTGCTCGCCCTCGATGATCGCACTCTTCAGCGTGTCTTGCGGCAAGTGAGTCCGAAGGACCTGGCGGTTGCCTTGAAGGGTGTATCATCCTCCTCGGTCGCGAAGGTGATGGGCAACATCTCCGAGCGTGCTGCGCTAGACCTTGAGGAGGAGATTGAGATCCTTGGCCCCGTTCGTCTCTCCACAGTCGAGGCAGCTCAGGCATCTATCGTGCGTTCAGTTCGCGAGCTTGAAGCCGCTGGCGAGATCATGATCGCCCGTTCCGATGAGGAGCTGGTGAACTAG
- a CDS encoding flagellar basal body rod protein FlgC produces the protein MSLFGAINIAGTGVNVEQTWLNSIGSNIANANDIAGVNQPQYQEQEVLVAPKPSVNSSGIPNFTNYALGDGVQVSSIVTPKPNGELTYDPSSTLANKQGMVKEPGINLGTQLGDLVTAQYSYEANASVISQAKAAYLSVLGIVS, from the coding sequence ATGTCGCTGTTCGGTGCAATCAATATCGCAGGAACTGGCGTGAACGTTGAGCAAACTTGGCTCAATTCGATCGGTTCTAACATCGCGAATGCGAATGATATCGCAGGAGTCAATCAACCACAATACCAAGAGCAAGAGGTGCTGGTCGCTCCAAAGCCGTCAGTCAACTCTTCAGGTATCCCTAATTTTACCAACTACGCACTTGGTGATGGCGTGCAGGTGAGTTCCATCGTTACTCCAAAACCCAACGGTGAATTGACCTATGATCCAAGTTCCACGCTGGCGAACAAACAGGGTATGGTCAAGGAGCCAGGGATCAACCTCGGTACCCAACTTGGGGATCTCGTCACCGCTCAATATAGCTACGAGGCGAACGCATCGGTCATCAGCCAGGCAAAAGCTGCCTATCTGTCAGTCCTCGGGATCGTGAGCTAA
- the fliF gene encoding flagellar basal-body MS-ring/collar protein FliF, whose product MASTDTLSNVTKSLKKFADGFTTGQKAVVLVGLAIVVAIVFVVASMTSKPTYGVLFTNLSASDAGSITSKLTSAGVPYQLEDSGSVIEVPQNMVDQERIAMAQAGLPANSTVGLSLLSSVGITTSQITQQADYQEALQGQLEQTIEAINGVQAAQVNLALPPTDVFAVGGNQTPTASVIVTLDNGVTLSSTQVQAIVHLVASAIPNMNANGVTVVDQNGDVLAAPGQGVTGTGTSSATQAYDNTLETSLQSMLDSVLGPNQANVRVAATLDYNQVTTKSQQVPTVKGKAQSALTQSNTQTQTFTGAGTVAGGTLGAVTPAPGNGTNSNYKQNSTNNSYAVGQIDQTTVQAPGQVQRLSVAVAVNSKLKGGYSLAKIKNMVAAAAGIVAKRGDTLSVVALPFATQTTAAPAAASPLGSIFSLGKILLLVLGVVGAILLMARSSARTEIEPLFLDAAAPTMALGPGPGDVTQLMPALSMPMAQPIVADDVLDYIDKQPDDVAKLLRIWMGSRGNR is encoded by the coding sequence ATGGCATCGACGGATACCTTGTCGAATGTGACGAAGAGTCTTAAGAAGTTTGCAGACGGCTTCACCACCGGTCAGAAGGCAGTCGTCTTGGTTGGCCTCGCGATCGTGGTGGCCATCGTCTTTGTGGTTGCGTCGATGACCTCCAAGCCGACCTATGGAGTGTTGTTTACGAACCTGTCAGCCTCGGATGCAGGATCGATCACCTCAAAACTCACGAGCGCCGGGGTTCCGTATCAGCTCGAGGATTCGGGGTCGGTGATTGAGGTGCCACAAAACATGGTCGATCAGGAGCGCATCGCGATGGCGCAGGCCGGACTGCCGGCCAACTCCACGGTGGGTCTCTCCTTGTTGTCAAGTGTCGGTATCACCACCTCGCAGATCACCCAACAGGCTGACTATCAGGAGGCCCTCCAGGGCCAGCTTGAGCAGACGATCGAGGCCATCAATGGCGTGCAGGCTGCACAGGTTAACTTGGCTTTGCCTCCCACCGATGTCTTTGCGGTCGGAGGAAACCAGACGCCCACGGCGTCGGTGATCGTCACGCTTGACAACGGCGTCACCCTCTCCTCGACCCAAGTCCAGGCGATCGTGCACCTCGTCGCCTCGGCGATCCCCAATATGAACGCCAATGGGGTGACCGTCGTCGATCAGAACGGCGACGTCCTGGCGGCACCTGGCCAAGGAGTGACCGGAACAGGGACAAGTTCTGCCACCCAGGCCTATGACAACACCCTTGAAACGTCGCTGCAGTCGATGCTTGACTCGGTGCTCGGTCCCAACCAAGCCAACGTTCGAGTGGCCGCCACCCTCGACTACAACCAGGTGACGACCAAGTCGCAACAGGTGCCAACGGTCAAGGGGAAGGCCCAATCTGCGCTCACCCAATCTAATACCCAGACGCAGACCTTTACGGGTGCGGGCACGGTCGCTGGAGGAACCCTTGGCGCGGTTACCCCGGCCCCCGGCAACGGCACCAACAGCAACTACAAGCAAAACTCGACGAATAACAGCTACGCGGTCGGTCAGATTGACCAGACAACCGTGCAAGCCCCTGGCCAGGTGCAGCGCCTCTCGGTAGCGGTTGCGGTGAATTCAAAGCTCAAGGGTGGCTACTCACTTGCCAAGATCAAGAACATGGTCGCGGCGGCTGCGGGGATTGTCGCCAAGCGCGGAGACACCCTGAGCGTGGTTGCCCTTCCGTTTGCGACCCAAACCACGGCGGCACCCGCGGCCGCGAGCCCACTGGGTTCGATCTTCTCATTGGGCAAAATACTGTTGCTGGTGCTCGGAGTCGTGGGGGCGATCCTGTTGATGGCGCGATCCTCGGCACGCACCGAGATCGAACCTCTCTTCTTGGACGCAGCGGCTCCGACTATGGCGTTGGGTCCTGGACCTGGCGATGTCACCCAACTCATGCCCGCTCTCTCAATGCCGATGGCGCAGCCGATCGTCGCCGATGACGTACTCGATTATATCGATAAGCAACCAGACGATGTCGCCAAGCTGCTCCGCATCTGGATGGGATCACGGGGTAACAGATAG